GCACTGCTTTCCAGCTGGCTGGACTCCTGTATAAGGCTGCTTTCCAGTCCTGCAGAAGATTCCCCCGCTGGACTTTTGGTAAGCGCTTGCTTAAGGAGAACAATCAAAAGCACCAACAGTAAGATACTGAGCACTGCGCCGGTGATGACCAGATTTTTTCTCCTTCTCTGCTGACGCCGTCTTTGCTCTCTCTGGGCAATCAGCATCTGTCTCTCCCTTTCCTGTTCTTCCGGGGATTTCATCGGCGGCCGGTTACGGTTGATATAATCCCCGCTACGGGACGTCGCAACCTCCCGGATCCGATAGCCGGGATTTTTATAAACCCGCTTCATATCCTGAATGAGCTCATCAGCCGTTTGGTACCGAAGATCGGGACGCTTCTGTGTAAGCTTAATGATAATATCCCTTACACCCGGCCAAATTTGTGGCGCCAATCTTTGCGGATCTGGAAGCGCATCATGCAGGTGGCACATAGCCACGGCAACGGGTGTTTCTGCTGTAAACGGCAGCTGTTTCGTCACCATTTCATACATGCTGATTCCTAACGAATACAAATCACTGCGCGCATCCACAAAGCTGCCCCTTGCCTGCTCTGGCGAAAAGTAGTGAACCGAGCCCAGCGCCTCTCCCTGATTGGTAATCGTGGCTGAGGTTGCTGCTTTCGCAATTCCAAAATCTGTTACCTTGACATCGCCCTGCGGCGTTACCATAATGTTCTGTGGTTTAATATCCCGATGAATGATTCCGTTTGTATGTGCTACCTTAAGCGCTTCTGCAATCTTAATCGAAATTTTCAGTACTTCTTCTGAGCTTAGCATATCGCGGCGTTTAATATATTCCTTCAGCGTAATGCCATCGATATACTCCATAACAATAAAATCAATATAAAATTCCTGCCCCAGATCATATACGGCCACGATATTGGGATGCGTTAAGCTGCCGGCGGCAAGCGCCTCTTTGCGGAATTTGGAAAGTACCGCTTCGTCCTCTGCATACTCATGCTTGAGCACCTTCAGCGCCACCATCCGGCGCAGCTTATAATCTTTTGCTTTATATACAATGGCCATACCGCCGCTACCAATTTCTTCTACAATTTCATAGCGGTTTACCAATACTCTGCCTGGCTCAAGCATTGTCCCCTTCCTCCCCCGTAAAGTCAATTACGATAACCGATATATTATCTTTGCCTCCGTTATCGTTGGCCTTCTGTACAAGATGCTCCGCCACCTCGGCTACGGTCTTCTTCTCAGAAAGCATGTTTAAAATCTCCAAATCCGTCACCATATTGCTCAATCCGTCCGAGCACAAAAGCACGCGGATCAAATCGCTCGCCTCAAGCTTAAAATCATCTATCTCTACTGTCTGATCAATGCCGACTGCCCTTGTGATCATGTTTTTCTGCGGATGCACACGGGCCTCTTCTTCTGTAATCATGCCCTGCTTTAACAGCATCTCCACGATGGAATGATCCTCTGTTACCTTTTCAAGTGACATAGGCCTCTGTCCTGCACGATTCAGCTGATATAACCGGCTATCTCCCACATTGATGCAATATAGTGCGCTGTCACAAAAGGTAGCCGCCACAAAGGTAGTTCCCATCCCCTGATAATCTTCAGATTCCTTGGACAGCTCATACACCTGCCGATTCGCTTCTCCCAGTGCCCGGTGCATAAGCTCAAAAATATCATCCGCCTCCAGAGAATGCTCCTTGATATATTCTACAAATCTACGTACGGCTTCTGCCGAGGCCAGATCTCCTGCTTTATGTCCGCCCATCCCATCGGCTACGATAAACAGATTGGGCAAAACGCCCACTGGCTCTTCAGAGCAGAATATCGTATCCTGATTCATCTTTCTTACCTTTCCTACGTCGCAGCGTGCTGCCGCCACTGCTTTTTTGCTCTTAATTGCCTCTTCCATCCGTTTTCCTTTCCGCCTTAGCTCTCAGCTGTCCACAGGCCGCATCGATATTTTTTCCCATCTCCCGGCGCACCGTCACCGGCACGTGCCGTTCATTTAATACCTGTACAAAATGCTCAATGGTCTCCGGCGACGGCCGTTCAAACCCGCATTCCTTTACTGGGTTCACCGGTATTAGATTGACATGACAAAGCATGCCCTTCAGCCGGTCTGCCAGCTGATGTGCACAGTGTCCGGTATCGTTAATCCCCTTAATTAACAGATATTCAAAGGTAAGCCGCCGATTCGTTTTTTCTATATAATAGCGGCAGGCGTCCATCAGCTCTTTTAAGGGCACTGCCTCTGCAATGCGCATAATCCGCTGCCTGATCGCATCATTAGGGGCATGAAGTGAAATGGCCATCGTAATCGGCAGATTCAGATCGGCCAAATCCCGCAAACGACTGGTAAGT
This sequence is a window from Lachnospiraceae bacterium. Protein-coding genes within it:
- the pknB gene encoding Stk1 family PASTA domain-containing Ser/Thr kinase, translated to MLEPGRVLVNRYEIVEEIGSGGMAIVYKAKDYKLRRMVALKVLKHEYAEDEAVLSKFRKEALAAGSLTHPNIVAVYDLGQEFYIDFIVMEYIDGITLKEYIKRRDMLSSEEVLKISIKIAEALKVAHTNGIIHRDIKPQNIMVTPQGDVKVTDFGIAKAATSATITNQGEALGSVHYFSPEQARGSFVDARSDLYSLGISMYEMVTKQLPFTAETPVAVAMCHLHDALPDPQRLAPQIWPGVRDIIIKLTQKRPDLRYQTADELIQDMKRVYKNPGYRIREVATSRSGDYINRNRPPMKSPEEQERERQMLIAQREQRRRQQRRRKNLVITGAVLSILLLVLLIVLLKQALTKSPAGESSAGLESSLIQESSQLESSASESGGEVVKMPKVEGMAYEAAREELNRRGIHFQTEGRNDETVEVGNIISQEPAEDTEIKDNISVILYVSVGKEQSFVPVPDVTNLPQEEAIAKLKEQGLDVGQVSSEFNDTYPEGYVINQGTEKNTEVLKNTPIDITVSKGPQESSASTNGGTISITQLFAKEGDGGRLVVQAYDADNQATKIYDNQISYSTFELFPGKALKVNYPAGTERVEVYLNDGLIMSEKVKK
- a CDS encoding Stp1/IreP family PP2C-type Ser/Thr phosphatase — protein: MEEAIKSKKAVAAARCDVGKVRKMNQDTIFCSEEPVGVLPNLFIVADGMGGHKAGDLASAEAVRRFVEYIKEHSLEADDIFELMHRALGEANRQVYELSKESEDYQGMGTTFVAATFCDSALYCINVGDSRLYQLNRAGQRPMSLEKVTEDHSIVEMLLKQGMITEEEARVHPQKNMITRAVGIDQTVEIDDFKLEASDLIRVLLCSDGLSNMVTDLEILNMLSEKKTVAEVAEHLVQKANDNGGKDNISVIVIDFTGEEGDNA